A window of the Henckelia pumila isolate YLH828 chromosome 3, ASM3356847v2, whole genome shotgun sequence genome harbors these coding sequences:
- the LOC140887677 gene encoding eukaryotic translation initiation factor 3 subunit B-like encodes MADVMSMEEIHATVERLGIDLSSFNLDSIRLPPDDDLGIISDDEDLKRGKSLEFEEGFGNIIVVDNLPVVPKEKFNKLEKVVHKIYSQIAVIKEDGLWMPIDPDTQKTLGYCFIEYNSALEAELAKEKTHGCKLDRSHIFAVNMFEDMEKFMKVPEEWAPPETKPYTPGENLQKWLTDEKARDQFVIRAGSDTEVLWNDARQSKSELVYKKTYWTENFVQWSPLGTYLATVHRQGVAVWGGDTTFNRLMRYAHPQVKLIDFSPGEKFLVTYSSHEPSNPHGVVINIFDVRTGKVRRNFKGSADEFAIGGGVGGVSWPVFKWVGGKDDQYFARIGKNVVSVYETQTFSLVSMKVDSVMDLSWSPTDAILALFVPELGGGNQPARVSLVQIPSKDELRQKNLFSVSDCKMYWQSNGDYLAVIVDRYTKTKKSTYTGFELFRIKERDIPIEVLELENKSDKIIAFAWEPKGHRFAVIHGDNPRPDVSFYSMRSGNTGRVTKLITLKGKQANALYWSPAGHFIILAGLKGFNGQLEFYNVDELETMGNAEHFMATDVEWDPTGRYVMSAVTSVHEMENGFNVWSFNGKMLYRILKDHFFQFLWRPRPPSLLSAEKEEEIAKNLKKYSKKYEAEDQDVSLLLSEQDREKRKMLKEEWDRWVSEWRLFHEEEKLYRQELRDGEASGEEEEYEAKEIEVEEELDVSEEVISFD; translated from the coding sequence ATGGCGGATGTGATGTCGATGGAGGAAATTCACGCCACCGTGGAACGCCTCGGCATCGATTTGTCTTCCTTCAATCTGGACTCCATCCGTCTCCCTCCTGATGACGATTTAGGAATTATCAGCgatgatgaagatttgaagCGGGGGAAGTCTTTGGAGTTCGAGGAGGGTTTTGGGAACATAATCGTGGTGGATAATTTACCTGTGGTGCCTAAGGAGAAATTCAATAAATTGGAAAAGGTCGTGCACAAAATTTACAGTCAGATTGCGGTTATCAAAGAAGATGGTCTCTGGATGCCCATCGATCCTGACACTCAGAAAACCTTAGGATATTGTTTCATTGAATACAATTCCGCACTGGAAGCTGAATTAGCTAAGGAGAAGACACATGGATGCAAGTTAGACAGATCCCATATATTTGCTGTCAACATGTTTGAGGACATGGAGAAATTTATGAAGGTTCCAGAGGAGTGGGCACCTCCTGAAACTAAGCCTTACACACCAGGGGAAAATCTGCAAAAATGGTTGACGGATGAAAAGGCCAGGGATCAGTTTGTGATTCGTGCTGGTTCAGACACGGAAGTTTTGTGGAATGATGCCAGGCAGTCAAAATCTGAGCTTGTTTACAAGAAAACCTATTGGACAGAAAATTTTGTGCAGTGGTCTCCATTGGGGACATACCTGGCCACAGTACATAGGCAGGGCGTTGCTGTTTGGGGTGGTGATACCACTTTTAATCGATTGATGCGATATGCTCATCCTCAGGTAAAACTGATTGATTTTTCTCCCGGAGAGAAATTTTTGGTGACCTATAGCAGCCATGAACCAAGCAACCCTCATGGGGTTGTTATAAACATTTTTGATGTGAGAACTGGAAAAGTCAGGAGAAATTTCAAAGGGAGTGCAGATGAATTTGCTATTGGTGGAGGTGTCGGTGGTGTATCTTGGCCGGTTTTCAAGTGGGTTGGTGGAAAAGATGACCAGTACTTTGCCAGGATTGGGAAAAATGTAGTTTCTGTTTATGAAACTCAGACCTTTAGTCTCGTATCTATGAAGGTTGATAGTGTTATGGACCTCAGTTGGTCACCCACAGATGCCATTCTTGCTCTCTTTGTTCCTGAACTCGGAGGAGGAAATCAGCCTGCAAGGGTGAGTCTCGTACAAATCCCTAGCAAAGATGAATTGAGACAAAAGAATCTCTTTAGCGTCAGCGATTGTAAAATGTACTGGCAGAGCAATGGCGATTACCTTGCTGTTATAGTTGATCGATACACAAAAACCAAGAAAAGCACATATACTGGCTTCGAGCTTTTCAGAATCAAAGAACGAGACATACCAATTGAGGTACTGGAGCTGGAAAATAAGAGTGATAAGATAATTGCATTTGCTTGGGAGCCAAAGGGCCACAGATTTGCAGTTATCCATGGTGATAATCCGAGGCCAGATGTTAGTTTCTATTCAATGCGCAGTGGTAACACAGGCCGTGTGACAAAGCTCATTACTCTGAAGGGCAAGCAGGCAAATGCTCTCTACTGGTCCCCAGCTGGTCACTTCATAATATTGGCAGGATTGAAAGGTTTTAATGGGCAATTGGAGTTTTACAATGTTGATGAACTTGAAACCATGGGAAACGCTGAGCATTTCATGGCAACAGATGTTGAATGGGACCCAACAGGAAGATATGTGATGTCAGCAGTTACATCTGTTCACGAGATGGAAAATGGATTCAACGTTTGGTCTTTCAACGGAAAGATGCTATATAGAATACTCAAGGATCATTTCTTCCAATTTTTGTGGCGCCCAAGACCCCCATCCCTTTTGAGTGCTGAGAAGGAAGAAGAGATCGCCAAGAACTTGAAAAAATACAGCAAGAAGTATGAAGCAGAGGATCAAGACGTTTCTTTGCTGCTGAGCGAGCAGGATCGAGAGAAGAGAAAAATGTTGAAGGAAGAGTGGGACCGGTGGGTCAGTGAATGGAGGCTATTCCATGAAGAAGAGAAACTCTACCGGCAGGAACTTAGAGATGGTGAAGCCAGTGGAGAAGAAGAGGAATATGAGGCCAAAGAAATCGAAGTTGAGGAGGAGTTGGATGTTTCGGAGGAGGTGATTTCCTTCGACTAG
- the LOC140893584 gene encoding eukaryotic translation initiation factor 3 subunit B-like, translated as MADVMSMEEIHATVECLGIDLSSFNLDSIRLPPGDDLGIISDDEDLKRGKSLEFEEGFGNIIVVHNLPVVPKEKFNKLEKVVHKIYRK; from the exons ATGGCGGATGTGATGTCGATGGAGGAAATTCACGCCACCGTGGAATGCCTCGGCATCGATTTGTCTTCCTTCAATCTGGACTCCATCCGTCTCCCTCCTGGTGACGATTTAGGAATTATCAGCgatgatgaagatttgaagCGGGGGAAGTCTTTGGAGTTCGAGGAGGGTTTTGGGAACATAATCGTGGTGCATAATTTACCTGTGGTGCCTAAGGAGAAATTCAATAAATTGGAAAAGGTCGTGCACAAAATTTACA GAAAATGA